From one Brevundimonas sp. PAMC22021 genomic stretch:
- a CDS encoding alpha/beta hydrolase, producing MSIIDKIFGDSGKQRTHPAKPDAPMQKVLDALAGLNPEPIETLSPQEARLQPTPADAVKTLLGSSRESEDPTLGVLTQDITIPGAEGALQARVYRPKSDDADIKPVVLYFHGGGFVIADLDVYDSGPRSIARFADCVVVSVHYRQAPEHKFPAAHDDAVAAWRWIVDNAASLKGDPDRIAIMGESAGGNLACATAIAARDQGLQAPCHMVLVYPIAGADMQTPSYIENATAKPLNKPMMEWFVKHTFDDPSQTADPRINLVEADLIGLPGATVICAEIDPLRTDGELLAERLEQAGVEVRQKTFHGSTHEFFGMGLVVPDAAAAETLAAHELKRAFGTAILPI from the coding sequence ATGTCCATCATCGACAAGATTTTCGGCGACTCCGGCAAGCAGCGCACCCATCCCGCCAAGCCAGACGCGCCGATGCAAAAGGTGCTGGACGCGCTGGCCGGCCTGAATCCCGAGCCGATCGAGACGCTGAGCCCGCAAGAGGCGCGTCTGCAGCCCACGCCCGCCGACGCCGTCAAGACGCTGCTGGGCTCCAGCCGCGAGAGCGAAGATCCGACGCTGGGCGTCCTGACCCAGGACATCACCATTCCTGGCGCCGAGGGGGCGCTGCAGGCGCGGGTCTATCGACCCAAGAGCGATGATGCCGACATCAAGCCGGTGGTGCTGTATTTCCATGGCGGCGGCTTCGTGATCGCCGACCTCGACGTCTACGATTCCGGACCGCGCAGCATCGCCCGCTTCGCCGATTGCGTGGTGGTATCGGTTCACTATCGCCAGGCGCCTGAGCACAAGTTCCCGGCCGCCCACGACGACGCCGTGGCCGCCTGGCGCTGGATCGTCGACAACGCCGCCTCGCTGAAGGGCGACCCCGACAGGATCGCCATCATGGGCGAAAGCGCCGGCGGCAACCTGGCCTGCGCCACCGCCATCGCCGCGCGCGACCAGGGCCTGCAGGCGCCCTGCCACATGGTGCTGGTCTATCCGATCGCCGGCGCCGACATGCAGACGCCGTCCTATATCGAGAACGCGACGGCCAAGCCGTTGAACAAGCCGATGATGGAATGGTTCGTGAAGCATACCTTTGACGATCCGTCCCAGACCGCCGACCCTCGGATCAACCTGGTGGAGGCGGACCTGATCGGCCTGCCTGGCGCCACCGTGATCTGCGCCGAGATCGATCCGCTGCGGACCGACGGCGAACTGCTGGCCGAGCGTCTGGAGCAGGCCGGCGTGGAGGTGCGGCAAAAGACCTTCCATGGCTCCACGCACGAGTTCTTCGGCATGGGCCTGGTGGTGCCGGACGCCGCCGCCGCCGAGACCCTCGCCGCGCACGAGCTGAAGCGCGCCTTCGGCACGGCCATCCTGCCGATCTGA
- a CDS encoding class 1 fructose-bisphosphatase has translation MTAHVRLNDHIGALDTPEGLPAVLAVLGETCAAISRTVAGGALVGALGASGQVNVQDEEQKKLDVITNDMLREALAACAPVFGVASEELDTVEPTGRTGDHGYLVLFDPLDGSSNIDINAPVGTIFSVLPASSGQIDEAAFLQPGRNQVAAGYALYGAQSMLVLTTGQGVAAFTLDVDGQWLRTGEDLAIPADTREFAINMSNQRHWAEPVRRYIEGCLEGKDGPRGKDFNMRWVAAMVADVHRILMRGGVFLYPWDAREPDRAGKLRLMYEGNPMALLIEQAGGKATTDGKQPILDVRPTELHQRIAVALGSAKEIDAFAEA, from the coding sequence ATGACCGCCCACGTCCGCCTGAACGACCACATCGGCGCGCTGGATACGCCGGAGGGCCTGCCGGCCGTGCTGGCGGTGCTGGGCGAAACCTGCGCCGCGATCAGCCGCACGGTCGCGGGCGGGGCCCTGGTCGGGGCGCTGGGCGCCTCGGGCCAGGTGAACGTCCAGGACGAGGAACAGAAGAAGCTCGACGTCATCACCAACGACATGCTGCGCGAGGCGCTGGCGGCCTGCGCCCCCGTGTTCGGCGTCGCCTCTGAAGAGCTGGATACGGTCGAGCCGACCGGCCGCACCGGCGACCACGGCTATCTGGTGCTGTTCGATCCGCTGGACGGCTCGTCCAACATCGACATCAACGCGCCGGTGGGCACCATCTTCTCGGTGTTGCCGGCGTCGTCCGGACAGATCGATGAAGCCGCCTTTCTCCAGCCGGGCCGGAATCAGGTCGCGGCCGGCTACGCCCTCTACGGCGCGCAGTCCATGCTGGTGCTGACGACGGGGCAGGGCGTGGCCGCCTTCACCCTGGACGTCGACGGCCAGTGGCTGCGCACCGGCGAGGATCTCGCCATTCCGGCCGACACGCGGGAGTTCGCCATCAACATGTCGAACCAGCGGCACTGGGCCGAGCCGGTGCGCCGCTACATCGAAGGCTGCCTGGAGGGCAAGGACGGCCCGCGCGGCAAGGACTTCAACATGCGCTGGGTCGCGGCCATGGTGGCGGACGTGCACCGCATCCTGATGCGTGGCGGCGTCTTCCTCTATCCCTGGGACGCGCGCGAGCCGGACCGCGCGGGCAAGCTGAGGCTGATGTACGAAGGCAACCCGATGGCCCTGCTGATCGAACAGGCGGGCGGCAAGGCGACCACCGACGGCAAGCAGCCCATTCTGGACGTCCGGCCGACCGAACTGCATCAACGCATCGCCGTGGCGCTGGGCTCGGCCAAGGAGATCGACGCCTTCGCGGAAGCTTGA
- a CDS encoding adenosine deaminase: MSIDIGADIDAFIAGLPKAELHLHIEGSLEPELMFELARRNGVEIPFDSVEAVRAAYDFSNLQDFLDIYYAGAAVLLTRRDFEDLAFAYFQRAAADTVRHAEIFFDPQTHTDRGVAMAEVIEGLLAGMARAEAELGVTSRLILCFLRHLDEAAAFATLEAAEPWLDRIAGVGLDSSEVGHPPSKFQRVFERAGTLGLKRVAHAGEEGPPAYVHEALDLLHIDRMDHGNRSMEDEALVQRLAAERMTLTVCPLSNLKLCVVDDLKDHPVPEMLRQGLHVTLNSDDPAYFGGYVNDNYRELAHAVGLTRQQLTQMAKNSFEGSFLSEADKTARIAEVEAYARAAG; encoded by the coding sequence ATGAGCATCGACATCGGGGCCGACATCGACGCCTTCATCGCCGGCCTGCCGAAGGCGGAGCTGCATCTGCACATCGAGGGTTCGCTGGAGCCCGAGCTGATGTTCGAGCTGGCGCGGCGCAACGGGGTGGAGATTCCGTTCGACAGCGTCGAGGCGGTGCGGGCGGCCTATGACTTCTCGAACCTGCAGGACTTCCTGGACATCTATTACGCCGGCGCGGCGGTGCTGCTGACGCGGCGCGACTTCGAGGACCTGGCCTTCGCCTATTTCCAGCGGGCGGCGGCGGACACTGTGCGGCACGCGGAAATCTTTTTCGATCCCCAGACCCATACGGACCGCGGCGTGGCGATGGCGGAGGTGATCGAGGGGCTGCTGGCGGGCATGGCGCGGGCGGAGGCGGAGCTGGGCGTCACCTCCCGGCTGATCCTGTGCTTCCTGCGCCACCTGGACGAGGCGGCGGCGTTTGCGACGCTGGAGGCGGCCGAGCCGTGGCTGGACCGGATCGCGGGCGTTGGGCTGGATTCGTCGGAGGTCGGCCATCCGCCGTCCAAGTTCCAGCGCGTGTTCGAGCGTGCGGGCACCCTGGGCCTGAAGCGCGTCGCCCATGCCGGCGAGGAAGGGCCGCCCGCCTATGTGCACGAGGCGCTGGACCTGTTGCACATCGACCGCATGGACCACGGCAACCGCTCCATGGAGGACGAGGCCCTAGTGCAGCGTCTGGCGGCCGAGCGCATGACGCTGACAGTGTGCCCGTTGTCGAACCTGAAGCTGTGCGTGGTCGATGACCTGAAGGACCACCCCGTGCCCGAGATGCTGAGGCAGGGGCTGCACGTCACCCTGAACTCGGACGACCCGGCCTATTTCGGCGGCTATGTGAACGACAACTACCGCGAACTGGCGCACGCGGTCGGGCTGACACGCCAGCAGCTGACGCAGATGGCGAAGAACAGCTTCGAGGGGTCGTTCCTGAGCGAAGCGGACAAGACGGCCAGGATCGCGGAGGTGGAAGCCTACGCTCGCGCGGCGGGCTGA
- a CDS encoding type II toxin-antitoxin system VapC family toxin, with protein MVDASVAIKVALHEPDSPIAVAALRAQSWSAPDLIFPECANIIWKRRRMGDITHEQAIQAVELIETMNLYVEPCRRLFSRAVQLSVAFDHPAYDCFYVAHAEQLDAALLTADRKLIATVRASDATGVKIMSLGDYAQENDV; from the coding sequence GTGGTGGATGCGAGCGTGGCGATCAAGGTCGCCTTGCATGAACCCGACAGTCCTATCGCCGTAGCGGCACTGCGCGCGCAGTCTTGGTCGGCGCCCGATCTGATCTTTCCCGAATGCGCCAACATCATCTGGAAGCGACGCCGGATGGGCGACATCACTCACGAGCAGGCGATCCAGGCCGTTGAGTTGATCGAGACGATGAACCTTTATGTCGAGCCTTGCCGAAGGCTGTTCAGTCGCGCAGTCCAGCTTTCGGTCGCTTTTGACCATCCAGCCTATGATTGCTTCTACGTAGCCCACGCCGAACAACTGGACGCCGCTCTCCTGACCGCGGATAGGAAGCTCATCGCCACGGTGCGAGCGTCGGATGCGACGGGCGTCAAAATCATGAGTCTGGGCGATTATGCTCAGGAGAACGACGTATGA
- the argS gene encoding arginine--tRNA ligase yields MTDLKTTLSEAVAAAFAAEGVDAARAAVTPSDRPDLADFQSNGALAAAKALKANPRDLAARVAERLKDDARLLSVEVAGPGFINLKVADDALSARAQEIAADADHAGAAIVASPRQVVIDYGGPNVAKPMHVGHLRSAIIGESLKRIFRFRGDKVTGDAHFGDWGFQMGLLIVACGDEGQNLPGADAFMAEGDGPFPEDSPVTLADLDRLYPLAAGRAKEDPAFRDRARRATAELQSGRAGYRALWRHFVIVSREALEREYAALSVDFDLWNGESDAHPLMDQMIAHLRDTGLLVEDDGAQVVHVAKPGETRKKKLPDGSVIEAPSPPPLLVISSEGSAMYGTTDLATILDRKQAIGPDLVLYVVDERQAEHFQQVFRAAYLVGYAPEGSLEHLGFGTMNGADGKPFKTRAGGVLKLRDLIDMATDKARERLQEARLGDDLPSDEFEAIAHKVAIAALKFADLSNARTTSYVFDLDRFTSFEGKTGPYLLYQAVRIKSLLRKAEDQGAAPGPIMIADPAERDLALTLDAFSSAVADAYDKRMPHLLAEHAYRIAQSFSKFYAACPVLAAPDEATRGSRLTLSAAALRQLETALDLLGIETPERM; encoded by the coding sequence ATGACCGACCTCAAGACGACCCTCAGCGAAGCGGTCGCCGCCGCCTTCGCCGCCGAAGGCGTGGATGCAGCGCGCGCCGCCGTGACCCCGTCCGACCGCCCGGACCTGGCCGACTTCCAGTCCAATGGCGCGCTGGCGGCCGCCAAGGCGCTCAAGGCCAATCCCCGCGACTTGGCCGCGCGCGTGGCCGAGCGGCTGAAGGACGATGCACGCCTGCTGTCGGTCGAGGTCGCCGGCCCCGGCTTCATCAACCTGAAGGTGGCGGACGACGCCCTATCCGCTCGGGCCCAAGAGATCGCGGCCGATGCGGATCATGCGGGCGCGGCCATCGTCGCTTCTCCGCGCCAGGTGGTGATCGACTACGGCGGTCCGAACGTCGCCAAGCCCATGCACGTCGGCCACCTGCGCAGCGCCATCATCGGCGAAAGCCTGAAGCGCATCTTCCGTTTCCGGGGCGACAAGGTGACGGGCGACGCCCATTTCGGCGACTGGGGCTTCCAGATGGGCCTGCTGATCGTCGCCTGCGGCGACGAGGGCCAGAATCTTCCAGGGGCCGACGCCTTCATGGCCGAAGGCGACGGTCCTTTCCCCGAGGACAGCCCCGTCACGCTGGCCGACCTGGACCGGCTGTATCCGCTGGCGGCCGGACGCGCCAAGGAAGACCCGGCGTTCCGCGACCGCGCGCGCAGGGCGACGGCCGAGCTTCAGTCCGGCCGCGCCGGCTATCGCGCCCTGTGGCGCCATTTCGTGATCGTCAGCCGCGAGGCGCTGGAACGGGAATACGCCGCCCTGTCGGTCGATTTCGATCTGTGGAACGGCGAAAGCGACGCCCATCCCCTGATGGACCAGATGATCGCGCACCTGCGCGACACGGGCCTGCTGGTCGAGGACGACGGCGCCCAGGTGGTCCACGTCGCCAAACCCGGCGAGACCCGCAAGAAGAAGCTGCCGGACGGCTCGGTGATCGAGGCGCCCAGCCCGCCGCCGCTCCTGGTCATCAGCTCGGAAGGCTCGGCCATGTACGGCACGACCGACCTGGCGACCATTCTGGACCGGAAGCAGGCCATCGGCCCCGACCTGGTCCTGTACGTCGTCGACGAGCGCCAGGCGGAGCATTTCCAGCAGGTGTTCCGCGCCGCCTATCTGGTCGGCTATGCCCCGGAAGGCTCGCTGGAGCACCTCGGCTTCGGCACCATGAACGGTGCGGACGGCAAGCCGTTCAAGACGCGCGCCGGCGGGGTGCTGAAGCTGCGCGACCTGATCGACATGGCGACCGACAAGGCGCGCGAGCGGCTGCAGGAAGCCAGGTTGGGCGACGACCTGCCGTCCGACGAGTTCGAAGCCATCGCCCACAAGGTCGCCATCGCGGCCCTGAAGTTCGCCGACCTGTCGAACGCGCGCACCACCAGCTACGTCTTCGACCTGGACCGCTTCACCAGTTTCGAGGGCAAGACGGGCCCGTATCTGCTGTACCAGGCGGTTCGGATCAAATCCCTGCTGCGCAAGGCCGAGGACCAGGGCGCGGCGCCCGGCCCGATCATGATCGCCGACCCAGCCGAGCGTGACCTCGCCCTGACGCTGGACGCCTTCTCGTCCGCCGTAGCCGACGCCTACGACAAGCGCATGCCTCACCTGCTGGCCGAGCACGCCTATCGCATCGCCCAGTCGTTCTCGAAGTTCTACGCCGCCTGCCCGGTCCTGGCCGCGCCGGACGAGGCGACGCGTGGATCGCGGCTGACGCTATCGGCCGCGGCGTTGCGCCAGCTGGAGACCGCGTTGGACCTTCTGGGCATCGAGACGCCGGAGCGGATGTAG
- a CDS encoding Tat pathway signal sequence domain protein, which produces MRRVSHLMIAAALTAAMLPAAAEAQSSNRQQREQSAGAQQEERSGQSRAPRIAPLSRRANAGPCPFVKVLYDAARYVELEDNRAAVSAVGYTGEIEGLNADCTYRGEDPIRLDMNILFNLGRGAQATDGQKTYRYWVAVTERNKAVLAKEYFDLPVNFDGQRTATVTEERTIVIPRAEATTSGGNFEVLVGFEITPQMAEFNRSGSRFRVNAGAQAPAAEAPAATPPAQ; this is translated from the coding sequence ATGCGTCGCGTCTCCCATCTCATGATCGCCGCGGCCCTGACGGCGGCGATGCTTCCCGCCGCGGCCGAGGCGCAGTCGTCCAACCGCCAGCAGCGTGAACAAAGCGCCGGCGCTCAGCAGGAGGAACGGAGCGGCCAGTCCCGCGCTCCGCGCATCGCGCCGCTCAGCCGTCGCGCCAACGCCGGCCCCTGCCCCTTCGTCAAGGTGCTGTACGACGCCGCCCGCTATGTGGAGCTGGAAGACAACCGCGCGGCCGTCAGCGCCGTGGGCTACACCGGCGAGATCGAGGGGCTGAACGCCGACTGCACCTATCGCGGCGAAGACCCGATCCGGCTGGACATGAACATCCTGTTCAACCTGGGCCGCGGCGCTCAGGCGACCGACGGGCAGAAGACCTATCGCTACTGGGTCGCGGTGACCGAGCGGAACAAGGCCGTGCTGGCCAAGGAATATTTCGACCTGCCCGTGAACTTCGACGGCCAGCGCACCGCCACGGTGACCGAAGAGCGCACCATCGTCATTCCGCGCGCGGAGGCCACCACCAGCGGCGGCAACTTCGAGGTCCTGGTCGGCTTCGAGATCACGCCGCAGATGGCCGAGTTCAACCGCTCGGGCAGCCGCTTCCGCGTCAACGCCGGCGCGCAGGCCCCGGCGGCCGAAGCCCCCGCCGCGACCCCGCCCGCGCAATAA
- a CDS encoding DUF3035 domain-containing protein translates to MRIRSVAVLTLAASTLALGACGTLRDRAGLGRVTPDEFLTVSTAPLSVPPEYGLRPPSPGQPRPQELAPESAARQILLGQRQAVTRTPGEQALVAQAGGENADPLARYVVDDEFGDLAHKEESFANRILFWRKDDAATQAPTVSQTAEGAVTIDPASEAARLQALTGGQQGIAITPRRSGGFKLPGL, encoded by the coding sequence ATGCGTATCCGAAGCGTCGCCGTCCTGACCCTCGCCGCCTCCACGCTTGCGTTGGGCGCCTGCGGGACCCTGCGTGATCGCGCCGGCCTCGGCCGCGTCACGCCCGACGAGTTCCTGACCGTTTCGACCGCGCCGCTCAGCGTGCCCCCGGAATACGGCCTGCGTCCGCCGTCGCCCGGCCAGCCGCGCCCGCAGGAGCTGGCCCCCGAGAGCGCCGCCCGTCAGATCCTGCTGGGCCAGCGCCAGGCCGTGACCCGCACGCCGGGCGAACAGGCCCTGGTGGCGCAAGCCGGTGGCGAGAACGCGGACCCGCTGGCGCGCTACGTCGTCGATGACGAGTTCGGCGACCTGGCGCACAAGGAAGAAAGCTTCGCCAACCGCATCCTGTTCTGGCGCAAGGACGATGCGGCGACGCAAGCGCCCACCGTCAGCCAGACCGCCGAGGGCGCGGTGACCATCGACCCGGCCAGCGAGGCGGCGCGCCTGCAGGCCCTGACCGGCGGTCAACAGGGCATCGCCATCACCCCGCGCCGCAGCGGCGGCTTCAAGCTGCCGGGCCTCTAA
- the lspA gene encoding signal peptidase II, with the protein MTVRRTAYVAFALALAIIVLDQLSKAWIIGGLSLQEVGRVPVLPPILNFSWVENRGVSFGLFGGGEARWVLSVFSIVVSGALGVWALKADRKLLIAAIGLVMGGAIGNVIDRIRFGYVVDFVDFSGTGVFPWVFNIADSAITIGVVLLILDSILSERAAKVGVAPEKS; encoded by the coding sequence ATGACCGTCCGCCGCACCGCCTATGTCGCCTTCGCGCTCGCTCTTGCGATCATCGTGCTGGACCAGCTGAGCAAGGCCTGGATCATCGGCGGCCTGTCGCTGCAGGAGGTCGGCCGCGTCCCCGTCCTGCCGCCGATCCTGAACTTCTCGTGGGTCGAGAACCGGGGCGTGTCGTTTGGCCTGTTCGGCGGCGGCGAAGCGCGCTGGGTGCTGAGCGTCTTCTCGATCGTCGTGTCCGGCGCGCTGGGCGTCTGGGCGCTGAAGGCGGACCGCAAGCTGCTGATCGCCGCGATCGGCCTGGTCATGGGCGGCGCGATCGGCAACGTCATCGACCGGATCCGCTTCGGCTATGTGGTCGATTTCGTCGATTTCTCGGGCACCGGCGTGTTTCCCTGGGTGTTCAACATCGCCGACAGCGCCATCACGATCGGCGTCGTCCTGCTGATCCTGGACAGCATCCTGTCCGAGCGGGCGGCCAAGGTTGGCGTGGCCCCCGAAAAGTCGTAA